One Arthrobacter sp. StoSoilB20 DNA segment encodes these proteins:
- a CDS encoding polysaccharide deacetylase — MNQPAFADSLHPITWPEGYRAAASFTFDVDAESCTIAHDPSSTKRMSLMSHQSYGPKIAVPRLLQILDRQDIKATFFIPGFTAESYPDVVRRIADGGHEIAHHGYLHEPMQGIDAATEASYLDRGLEALAKVAGVRPVGYRAPWWELNWQSPALLADRGFLYDSSLLDGDAPYRMSVAEDDSRDIVEIPVDWALDDWEQYGFYPGVTGSGVIESPAKALEMWTLEAQAHHSQGSCFVLTNHPFISGRPSRAVALEQLMERVKDLDGMWVTTLASIAQHTMDTVQEIHTHARIDIPLFPGAGASFRPARVQVPLGAPARH, encoded by the coding sequence CTGGCCCGAGGGCTACCGGGCAGCTGCGTCCTTCACCTTCGACGTCGATGCCGAGTCCTGCACCATCGCCCATGATCCCTCCAGCACCAAGCGCATGTCCCTCATGAGCCACCAGTCATACGGTCCCAAGATTGCCGTGCCGCGTTTGCTTCAGATCCTTGACCGCCAGGACATCAAGGCAACGTTCTTCATTCCCGGCTTCACGGCGGAAAGCTACCCGGACGTCGTACGCAGGATCGCCGATGGCGGGCATGAGATCGCGCACCACGGCTACCTTCACGAGCCCATGCAGGGCATCGACGCCGCCACTGAAGCCAGCTACCTTGACCGGGGCCTCGAGGCCCTGGCGAAGGTTGCGGGCGTCCGGCCCGTTGGTTACCGGGCGCCCTGGTGGGAGCTGAACTGGCAGTCCCCGGCACTGCTGGCGGACCGCGGCTTCCTCTACGACTCAAGCCTGCTCGACGGCGACGCCCCCTACCGCATGTCGGTGGCCGAGGATGACTCCCGGGACATCGTGGAGATTCCCGTGGACTGGGCGCTCGATGACTGGGAGCAGTACGGGTTCTACCCCGGAGTCACCGGCAGCGGGGTCATCGAGAGCCCGGCCAAGGCCTTGGAAATGTGGACCTTGGAGGCACAGGCCCACCATTCGCAGGGAAGCTGCTTCGTCCTGACCAACCACCCGTTCATCTCAGGCCGGCCATCCCGTGCCGTTGCCTTGGAACAGTTGATGGAGCGGGTCAAGGATTTGGACGGCATGTGGGTCACCACACTGGCTTCCATTGCCCAACACACCATGGACACCGTGCAGGAAATCCACACGCACGCACGGATCGACATCCCGCTGTTCCCCGGCGCCGGCGCAAGCTTCCGCCCCGCACGGGTCCAGGTCCCGCTTGGAGCCCCGGCCCGTCACTAG
- a CDS encoding DUF456 domain-containing protein, with amino-acid sequence MNAELIVTILCGLAIAVGVAGTIIPVLPGSILIGASLLAWAIWGGAGPVGWVIFAIGMLFVVAGMAASAVLTGRKLKQHGIPNRSVLIGVVLGVVGMFVIPVVGLFVGFAVGLLLSEVQRTRDFRTAVRSSGAALKATGIGILVEFGLACAAASTWIIGVWINAVNG; translated from the coding sequence CGTGACCATCCTGTGCGGCCTGGCCATTGCGGTAGGTGTTGCCGGGACCATCATTCCTGTACTCCCGGGCAGTATCCTCATCGGCGCGAGCCTGCTGGCCTGGGCCATTTGGGGTGGTGCAGGTCCGGTTGGCTGGGTGATCTTTGCCATCGGAATGTTGTTCGTGGTGGCGGGCATGGCAGCAAGTGCCGTACTTACCGGTCGGAAACTGAAGCAGCATGGCATCCCCAACCGGTCAGTGCTGATCGGCGTGGTGTTGGGCGTGGTGGGCATGTTCGTGATTCCCGTGGTGGGGCTCTTTGTGGGCTTCGCCGTCGGCCTCCTCCTCAGCGAGGTCCAGCGGACCCGCGACTTCCGCACTGCCGTCCGCTCAAGCGGCGCAGCGCTCAAAGCCACTGGTATTGGCATCCTGGTGGAGTTCGGGCTGGCGTGTGCCGCGGCGAGTACCTGGATCATCGGCGTCTGGATCAACGCCGTGAACGGCTAA